In Mercurialis annua linkage group LG5, ddMerAnnu1.2, whole genome shotgun sequence, a single genomic region encodes these proteins:
- the LOC126679931 gene encoding probable calcium-binding protein CML25, whose amino-acid sequence MGFKALFHRKKSKKSDDSNSDSPTTAPQLSGSRTQSLKIKPQIDELEHVFKKFDVNGDGKISSSELGAIMSSLGHEAKEEELIKMIKEFDADGDGFIDFQEFVELNTQGVDTDEVLENLKDAFDVYDMDGNGSISAEELHKVMGSIGESCSIAECRKMISGVDSDGDGMIDFEEFKVMMSMGARWDSTNC is encoded by the coding sequence ATGGGGTTTAAAGCACTATTCCACcggaaaaaatccaagaaaTCCGACGATTCTAACTCCGATTCACCCACAACGGCGCCGCAGCTCTCCGGATCAAGAACCCAGTCCCTAAAAATCAAACCCCAAATCGACGAACTCGAGCACGTTTTCAAGAAATTCGACGTTAACGGCGACGGGAAGATCTCCTCGTCGGAGCTCGGCGCCATCATGTCGTCGTTAGGGCACGAGGCAAAAGAAGAAGAGctaataaaaatgattaaagAATTCGACGCCGACGGAGATGGGTTCATAGATTTTCAAGAATTCGTGGAGCTGAATACGCAGGGAGTCGACACCGACGAGGTGTTGGAGAATTTGAAGGACGCGTTTGATGTGTACGATATGGACGGAAACGGGTCGATTTCGGCGGAGGAATTGCATAAGGTAATGGGTAGTATTGGGGAGAGTTGTTCGATCGCTGAGTGTCGGAAAATGATTAGTGGGGTTGATAGTGACGGTGATGGTATGATTGATTTTGAAGAGTTTAAGGTTATGATGTCGATGGGTGCGCGGTGGGACTCGACAAATTGTTAG